The following nucleotide sequence is from Aquarana catesbeiana isolate 2022-GZ linkage group LG08, ASM4218655v1, whole genome shotgun sequence.
ACATTATATTtctttttagcagataccctaagGAATAaattggcgattgttgcaatttatgTCGCACACATTTGCGTAGAggtttttcaagcgcaatttttttgggagaaatacactttattgaattaaaaaaaaaaaaaaacacaatatataccccaatttttctttcaaaatattttaatgtatttcaaaaatataaatcaatataaaacaaTACCCACTGGGGGTGAAATACAAGAGACATATATCAGACATTAGGTAAACCTCTAACAGAAGGATAAATAACCTCCAACTTTATATTATCTGCCCATCCTGAGGACAAAAGTACAAAGGGATAAGGAGAGGTTCCGCCAGCACCCCTATTGGGATCATGCTGTGCCTGGCCGAATCTCTACAAGCCCCCAGTTCTCATAACATCACTTGTTAGGCCTGGAATCTAACAAAAAGAATAGGGTTGCTGTAGCCTGATTCACTTGCCCCAACGGCTTAGTCCTCCGGATGAAGGTCAAGTTGTGCTAATGTTGGAGGGTCTCTCCATGTACCTTGGAGGGCTAAGAGGGGGAGGGGTAAAGGAGGGGGGAGAATTGGGGGTGAAAAAGAGGGGTAGAGTATAAAGAACCTATCAACGTGAGAGGATTGTGTGGCCCCTGCTGGGCCGAAGAACTTTACGGTTGAACTCCTGGTATAAGGGGAATGCCCATATgacgggcccatggttcccaggtagCTTCAAACTGCGTTTTGGTATTGTGGAGAATGCTAGTAAGTTTCTCTTGAgacatgatccaggatattttacgTATAGCAGCCTTGTAGGAAACTttgggttgtttccaagctttggcaatggtaAGCTTGGCTCCCAAGAGAATGAAGTGTACTAGTTTGCGAGTGTGTTTTGGTGTTTTGGGAAAATTTGCATTGAGTAAGGCTATGGCTAGGGTTTTCGGGATCTGAAAATTCGAAACTTTTAGGATCAGGGAGAAAATCTTGCTCCAAAACGGCCTTAATctaggacactcccaccatatgtgggccatggtACCTGTGAGTTGGCAGCCTCAGAAGCACAGGGGGTCTGATGAAGGGTACATTTTGGCTAGTCTGTCAgaaataccccaattttttttgtaaaatatgaaagataatgttatgccaagtaaatagatatctaatatgtcatgctttaaaattgcacacccccgtggaatggcgacaaactacggtacttaataaatctccataggagatgctttaaaaaaaatgtaggttacctatttagagttacaggggaggtctagcactaaaattattgctcttgctctaacctttgcggtgatacctcacatgtgtggtgcgaacacagtttacatattttttttttttcacactgtccctttatttttatttattttttatcacttttattcctactatgaggaatgtaaacatcccttgtaatagaaataaggatgacaggtcctctttctagAGAGATCTGGAATCAAAGTGACCTTAAATTTCTCCtttgccttaaaaaaataaaaaaatttacaaaaaaaaaattgatcttttgctttaacctGTTGGTGCCCagcgcacgcaaatatgcagcctctcggcggcTGGGCCTTGGCACCAAGCGACCACATATTTGTGCGCAATAGCATCGATGACTGCCGGCAAACGGAAAGTTAGCcagtcacggcggtcacatggcaGAAAAAGCCCTGCCCCCGCCTCCCGGCATTCCAAAGCCCTTAAAGTGGCAACGGGAGCTGGTGCCAAGGggttaaaaaataaatgttgttttcttccaccctggaccagaagtgacatcatgtcATTCTAGTCCTCCAAGGCCATTGAGGCGATCAAAGATGATCTAGACTTTtatcgcctctgtgaccagccggccaCACTGTTGGATCGTTTCTTGGGAGAGCCGGTGAAAACAGTAAGCCAGAGAAAcaccggcgggaggggggggacaaaatgtgggtgtactcacttttgtgagatactgtagatggaaATGCATGTTCTagggtcagttttattttttttttaaccaattataGAACATTGTTTTACAATAAATATTTAATACAGGATGTTTTTTTGACATTGATATCACATCACAGCATTATGGGTTTTCTAAAGAGAAAGTAAAGTGTGTAGACtggagcttgagctattgagctctgtaagcaGCAGGGTTTATATAGTAAAGcagcttaaagtgatagtaaagccttttgttttttttttaaataacaaacatgttatacttacctgttctgtgtagtaattttgcacagagcaactgcaattctcctcttctcaggttccccgcctgcattcctggtccctccctcctgttgagttcccccagagcaaacagATTGCTATGGAGGGCACCCAAGCACACAGCCTCCGCTTAGCCAAACCCCCtccctcttctgattggctcactggctgtgattgagagcagcaggagccaatggctgcctcagccaatcaggagtaagAGTagaggctcttgtggacatcgctggatcaagagggagctcgggtaagtattagagggggctgttgctcacagaaggtttttaccatagcatagaatgcatgaaagtaaaaaaccttaaagccccatacacactatcagattttctgctgatttttgtcttcagatttaccaaaaccatgaagtgcaagggcctgcctgattgcatacaaattgaaactcctaaggtttgacctcatattatatggttttggtaaatctgaaggaaaaaatcagcagaaaatctgatagtgtgtatggggcttaagcctttagaaccacttaaaaaatAAAGCCTAAATTTCTACTTGCTGCCTATTAATGTTTTGTTATATGTAAACAACAATATTTTAACTGATGTAAACAATTCCAAAATTTAGAACATTTTAATGTCCACAAATGTTATTAAAAACCCTTTTATTGCAGAAAACATGTCATTTAAAtgctctaatattttttttttctctttatttcctCCAGATGGACAATACATCAAGAATGAAATGACGATAAATCCCATAAAGTTCATCACATCCAGTTCTCTAGGAGGAGATCCCATTACCTTAAATCCCCATTCAGTCCTTCATAGCAATGATGTGTCATCTGATCCCCCCACACCTGGGGGGAGTATTCCTGATCACTTGCTTCCCACCACCCATCATACAGACCATAGAGAAGAAGAAAAGTTCCCATGTTACATTTGTGGGAAATTTTTTACCAGAAAGGAAACTCTCACCGTACACCAAAGATCTTACACAGGGGAAAGGCCATGTTCTGTGTGTGGAAAATGTTTTCTTCGGGAATTGTGCTTAATTAATGAAGAAAGACCATctactggagagaagccatattcctgttcagagtgtggaaaatgtttcagCCAGAAGTCAAGTCTTAATTACCACCTACGGGTTCACATAGGTGTGAAACCGTTTTCTTGTTCCTATTGTGATAAATGCTTTACCACAAATGCCCGTCTTCTccaacatcagagaactcacactggggagaagccattttcatgTTCAGAATGCGGGAAATTTTTTACTTCCAGTTCAGCTCTTTTCCATCACAAGAGAAGTCACACTGGAGTTAGAccgtattcatgttcagagtgcgggaaatgttttactgagAGTTCAGCTCTTGTCAAACACCAGAGAACGCACACTGGGGTGAAGCCGTATTCATGTAcggaatgtgggaaatgtttcacttcACATTCAGGGCTTGTCAATCACATgagaactcacacaggggagaagccgtattcctgtttagagtgtgggaaatgttttactgcTCCATCAGCTCTTTTTTATCACCAGAGGACTCACACTGGAGAAAAGCCGTATTCATGTTCAGAATGCGGAAAATGTTTTACTGAAAGCTCGGCTCTTATTAATCACCAaagaactcacacgggggagaagccgtattcatgttcggaatgtgggaaatgttttactacGAGTTCAGCTCTTGTTGATCACAagagaattcacacgggggagaagccgtattcatgttcagagtgcgggaagtgttttactATGCGCTCAGCTTATGTTTATCACAGGAAAACTCACAAGGGCGAGAAGCCGCATTCATGTTTGCAGTGTGGGAAAagtttttctgagaaaaaaaatctccttttacatcagagaAATCACACTGGGCAGAAGccatatttttcataaaaaaattatagacATGTTTTGTTAAAAACAGGTTATTCTGAATAACTCAAACAGCCGTCTGCATATAAAATCATGAGCCCTGTGCGGGGGAGGTTATTGCAGTACcagttcaaaaaaataataaatcacttGCATCTTCTGAACATATGATACTGTTTCTGACCCTTCTGTATCTTACTTTTATGTAACATTTCCAGAAATGGCTATGGTTAAAGAATACGCTTTTTGTACAGAAAGGAAACTGGCATCACGCACTTTGATTATGCCTATTTGTCAGCAATCAATACATtgatttttaatttcttttgtgtTTCCAGTTTGCATCTGTTTTCATTCTATTTTAGATATTCTTTCAGATTTATGCTGACCAGTACATAAGTACACAGACATAcaataaagttaaagtggttgtaaaggctcaaggttttttacattcctgcattctatgcatgaagacaaaaaccttctgtatgcagtaTCCTCCCATTACACTTACCTGTAATACATAGGCGATTTTCCGCAGCTAGCTGACTATTCTGATTGTGGACCAAATCCATGATACATAGACTAAAGACAGGTTCCGCAAATTGGGATTTTAAACGGACCACAAACAGTATTAtagtaaaaatatacaaatttattgAACATTGATATCAGTCAATGACATAGGAGTGGAAAtaaaagcaacaaacacatatgttGAGAACAGAGATGGAAACCGCTGAGAGGAAAGCCCAAAACCTGTCAAACAGACAGAACGTCTAACgcgttttgaaaaaac
It contains:
- the LOC141104586 gene encoding uncharacterized protein; the protein is MEKEQNHMTERILNLTLEIIFLLTGEESIIVKKPSYVHMTRVPQSWSRKQSPVAETPTHSLIPEINNDKILEVTNKIIELLTEEVPIRCQVNTEEGKYLYCNDLPKETVMENRLPFTSPDGSSDRNPPERCPRPLYSRDSTQEHQEIPQEDQCDNQTVKAEDEAEMPVKGGEMLKEEEISIEISTDPGATRATQRDVKAEEDEGRVRIKEEEMPIEISTDPGATRAIQGNVKAEEEEEGHVRIKEEEVPFEIGTDGQYIKNEMTINPIKFITSSSLGGDPITLNPHSVLHSNDVSSDPPTPGGSIPDHLLPTTHHTDHREEEKFPCYICGKFFTRKETLTVHQRSYTGERPCSVCGKCFLRELCLINEERPSTGEKPYSCSECGKCFSQKSSLNYHLRVHIGVKPFSCSYCDKCFTTNARLLQHQRTHTGEKPFSCSECGKFFTSSSALFHHKRSHTGVRPYSCSECGKCFTESSALVKHQRTHTGVKPYSCTECGKCFTSHSGLVNHMRTHTGEKPYSCLECGKCFTAPSALFYHQRTHTGEKPYSCSECGKCFTESSALINHQRTHTGEKPYSCSECGKCFTTSSALVDHKRIHTGEKPYSCSECGKCFTMRSAYVYHRKTHKGEKPHSCLQCGKSFSEKKNLLLHQRNHTGQKPYFS